A single genomic interval of Koleobacter methoxysyntrophicus harbors:
- a CDS encoding M20 family metallopeptidase, producing the protein MHVINSINEEELVKFTSDLIKINSVYDPDKKDFNEEKAAHFVADKLKEMGLTVYIDEVVPGRPNVIAVLKGEEGGKTLLFEGHTDVVTAGDPDEWKYPPFGGVVDNGRIYGRGACDTKGNVAAAVYAVKAIMDSGIKFKGNILLCLPVDEEGMMLGIKDFIKKGWADGVDAAVICEPEDNKICIAQKGAMRVIIRVKGRMAHGAMPLAGINPNWRMAKIICELEKLQQKEINRLGKHDLLGYPSITPTILKAPSKGEAQINVIPGECCTTLDIRTVPGQDHRVLAQQIQEIFDRLAAEDRDFSATMEIIEERPWTTTPVDEPVVKAIGRAYTAITGKEPVYSGVPGATDGTFLWWWKNIPIVTTGAGDTLIPHQADEYVDIAQLIETAKLYSLTAVLYLNEEF; encoded by the coding sequence ATGCATGTAATAAACAGCATTAATGAGGAGGAGCTGGTCAAATTTACATCTGACCTTATAAAGATTAACAGCGTATATGACCCTGATAAAAAAGATTTTAATGAAGAAAAGGCAGCCCATTTCGTTGCTGATAAGCTTAAGGAAATGGGGCTGACAGTCTATATAGATGAGGTGGTCCCCGGAAGGCCAAATGTTATAGCTGTTTTGAAGGGAGAAGAAGGAGGGAAAACCCTATTGTTTGAAGGCCATACCGATGTAGTAACAGCTGGGGACCCAGATGAATGGAAATATCCTCCCTTCGGAGGGGTTGTCGATAATGGAAGGATTTACGGGAGAGGAGCATGCGATACAAAAGGAAATGTTGCGGCGGCAGTTTATGCTGTTAAGGCAATAATGGATTCGGGCATCAAGTTCAAGGGGAATATTCTGCTGTGCTTGCCCGTTGATGAAGAGGGAATGATGCTTGGAATAAAGGATTTTATAAAAAAAGGATGGGCTGACGGGGTTGATGCAGCCGTAATATGTGAGCCGGAAGACAACAAAATCTGCATTGCACAGAAAGGGGCGATGAGGGTAATAATCAGGGTTAAAGGCAGAATGGCTCACGGTGCTATGCCCCTTGCCGGCATCAATCCCAACTGGCGAATGGCAAAGATAATTTGTGAACTGGAAAAACTTCAACAAAAGGAAATTAATAGATTGGGCAAACATGACCTCCTTGGATATCCCAGCATAACTCCAACGATCCTGAAGGCTCCAAGTAAAGGAGAAGCCCAGATTAATGTTATACCTGGGGAATGCTGTACTACCCTGGATATCCGGACAGTTCCCGGTCAAGACCATAGGGTACTGGCGCAGCAGATACAGGAAATTTTTGACCGACTTGCGGCAGAAGACAGGGATTTCAGTGCAACGATGGAAATCATAGAAGAAAGGCCGTGGACAACCACCCCGGTCGATGAACCGGTTGTAAAAGCCATTGGCCGTGCCTATACTGCCATTACAGGAAAAGAACCCGTATACAGCGGTGTACCCGGTGCTACCGACGGTACCTTTTTATGGTGGTGGAAGAATATACCCATTGTAACCACCGGCGCGGGGGATACGTTGATACCTCATCAGGCGGACGAATATGTAGATATTGCTCAGCTAATAGAGACGGCCAAACTGTATTCATTGACTGCTGTACTGTATCTGAATGAAGAATTTTAG
- a CDS encoding ECF transporter S component: protein MQNSTGKDAVLGREEVNVKTLTKISVLGVIAFIVMYFEFPLPMFVSFLKLDFSDVPTMLGAFALGPWAGIGIQLVKNLLHGILKSQTAMVGEIANFLTGSLLVFPAAYIYQKKKTLKTAILGMAVGTVTMAVVMSAANYFILVPLYAKIFGIPLDAIIGMGTAVNPRIVDLKTLVVLSVLPFNVLKGIIVSVLTFLLYKKLSPMLHK, encoded by the coding sequence ATGCAAAATTCAACGGGAAAAGATGCGGTATTGGGGCGGGAAGAAGTAAATGTAAAAACCCTAACAAAGATATCGGTTCTGGGAGTTATAGCCTTTATAGTCATGTACTTTGAATTCCCGCTTCCGATGTTTGTATCTTTTTTGAAACTGGATTTTTCCGATGTGCCTACCATGTTGGGGGCCTTTGCATTAGGCCCCTGGGCAGGGATAGGTATCCAGCTTGTTAAGAATTTGCTTCACGGCATATTAAAAAGCCAGACAGCGATGGTAGGAGAAATAGCCAATTTTTTGACAGGTTCTCTCCTGGTATTCCCTGCAGCCTACATTTACCAGAAGAAAAAGACCTTAAAAACTGCAATTTTGGGCATGGCAGTAGGCACCGTAACTATGGCAGTTGTAATGAGTGCAGCCAACTATTTTATCCTGGTCCCTCTGTATGCCAAGATATTCGGCATTCCGTTAGATGCCATTATCGGTATGGGGACTGCAGTTAATCCGAGGATAGTTGACCTGAAGACCCTTGTTGTGTTGAGTGTGTTGCCTTTTAATGTTTTGAAAGGGATTATTGTTTCAGTATTAACCTTTTTATTGTATAAAAAACTTTCTCCCATGCTTCACAAATAA
- a CDS encoding FadR/GntR family transcriptional regulator: protein MNNKNNKNSPSEKVYNFIINKIKSKEWHPNSKIMTENELCQELNVSRVAVRQAMEKLVALGLLKKKQGAGTFVTNIEASTYMNSLMPIFLLDDKDMLSLLEFRIYFEYGNVRMFMENHDKEDIEKLEYYYNEMKNNVNDIEKFYIADFNFHNTIALGTKNPIVIKISEILIEVLKNHQSILYKSIGPNIGLEYHQDILKAIKANDGKIAAMFMRRHIEAAINEYKKAKIIPK from the coding sequence ATGAATAATAAGAATAACAAAAATAGTCCCAGTGAAAAAGTGTATAACTTTATCATCAACAAAATAAAGTCGAAAGAATGGCATCCAAATTCTAAAATAATGACCGAAAACGAATTGTGTCAAGAATTGAATGTTAGCAGGGTAGCTGTTCGTCAAGCTATGGAAAAACTAGTTGCTCTAGGTTTGCTTAAAAAAAAGCAGGGAGCCGGAACCTTTGTGACTAACATAGAAGCCTCAACATATATGAATTCTTTAATGCCAATATTTTTGCTAGATGATAAAGATATGCTTTCTTTATTAGAATTTCGTATCTATTTCGAGTATGGAAATGTAAGGATGTTTATGGAAAATCACGACAAAGAAGATATTGAAAAATTAGAATATTATTACAATGAGATGAAAAATAATGTTAATGATATTGAAAAATTCTATATAGCTGATTTTAATTTCCATAATACTATTGCTTTGGGAACCAAAAATCCCATTGTCATAAAAATCAGTGAAATTCTGATTGAAGTTTTGAAAAACCATCAATCCATTCTTTATAAAAGTATTGGTCCTAACATTGGCCTCGAATATCATCAAGATATATTAAAGGCTATCAAAGCAAATGATGGGAAAATTGCTGCAATGTTTATGCGAAGACATATTGAAGCTGCGATTAATGAATACAAAAAAGCTAAAATTATCCCCAAATAG
- a CDS encoding TRAP transporter substrate-binding protein, which produces MKKALLLVLAAILLFTFSACGTQDQKATSKGPKTIKIAHGASESYHMHRAWLKFKEELEKGGKFKVEIYPSSQFGNDAEMIESVKTGDLTIATPPSSFLTDEAPKMALIELPYVFPSRQAAIDTLNGEWGQARLKELEDNGLVGLGYLENGLRHLTNSKRPVRTPEDLKGLKLRTMQVPAHVYLWNDLGATAEGAPFPELYTNLSTGVFDGQENPIAHIYSQKFYEVQDYITLTGHVYTAYVPVVNIDFWNSLSEEEKREIREAFEVARKYQLSLIEEEEAQQLEEIRNNKIYPTTVIELTSEEKQKFIDAAQPTLQHYRDKLGAEAFDEFMAAVKKASK; this is translated from the coding sequence ATGAAAAAAGCGTTATTATTGGTGTTAGCGGCAATTTTATTATTTACATTTTCTGCATGTGGAACGCAAGATCAAAAAGCGACTAGCAAAGGACCGAAAACTATTAAAATTGCCCATGGTGCAAGCGAGTCTTATCACATGCACAGAGCATGGCTTAAGTTTAAGGAAGAGTTGGAAAAGGGTGGTAAGTTTAAAGTAGAAATTTATCCATCTTCTCAATTTGGTAATGATGCTGAAATGATCGAGTCAGTAAAAACAGGAGACCTAACAATAGCTACACCACCGTCTTCTTTCTTAACAGATGAAGCTCCTAAAATGGCTTTGATTGAATTACCATATGTATTCCCCTCACGTCAGGCTGCTATTGATACGTTGAATGGTGAATGGGGCCAAGCTAGGTTAAAAGAATTAGAAGATAATGGTTTGGTAGGTTTGGGATACCTGGAAAATGGCTTGCGGCATTTGACGAATAGTAAAAGGCCAGTAAGAACTCCTGAGGATTTAAAAGGATTAAAATTACGCACAATGCAAGTTCCGGCCCATGTATATCTGTGGAATGATTTAGGAGCTACAGCTGAAGGTGCTCCATTCCCAGAATTATACACTAACTTGAGTACAGGGGTATTTGATGGTCAGGAAAACCCAATTGCCCATATTTATTCGCAAAAATTCTATGAAGTTCAAGATTATATTACATTAACTGGTCATGTTTATACGGCATATGTTCCTGTTGTGAATATTGATTTCTGGAATAGTTTGAGTGAAGAAGAAAAAAGGGAAATAAGAGAGGCATTTGAAGTTGCACGAAAATATCAATTAAGTTTAATTGAAGAAGAAGAAGCACAACAATTAGAGGAAATCAGAAATAATAAGATATATCCCACAACTGTAATTGAATTAACTTCAGAAGAAAAACAAAAGTTTATTGATGCAGCCCAGCCGACTTTACAACACTATCGGGATAAATTAGGAGCAGAAGCATTTGATGAATTTATGGCAGCCGTAAAAAAAGCATCTAAATAA
- a CDS encoding TRAP transporter small permease, with protein sequence MKFLNWLNENLEKYIASILFMLLTGVMILNVIMRYIFKNALAWASEVVLILFIWFVWFTVSYAFKERAHIKVTAIVSLLPEKFQIALRLIVSISILIFFVIIMKTGIELLGHYSVRGKTSLLLKYPMWLFYLSAPAGVGLSILRIIQNSYKDYIELKQKSI encoded by the coding sequence TTGAAATTTCTTAACTGGTTAAACGAAAATTTGGAGAAATATATTGCATCAATTTTGTTCATGTTATTGACCGGAGTCATGATTTTAAATGTAATAATGAGATATATTTTTAAAAATGCTTTGGCATGGGCATCTGAAGTTGTATTAATACTATTTATATGGTTTGTCTGGTTTACAGTAAGTTATGCATTTAAAGAACGAGCTCATATCAAAGTTACTGCCATAGTTAGTCTTTTACCGGAAAAGTTTCAAATAGCTCTAAGGTTAATAGTTAGCATCTCTATACTAATTTTCTTTGTAATTATTATGAAAACAGGAATTGAATTATTAGGGCATTATTCAGTAAGAGGAAAAACTTCACTTTTATTAAAATATCCTATGTGGCTTTTTTATTTATCCGCTCCTGCAGGTGTTGGACTATCAATTCTTAGAATTATTCAAAATAGTTATAAGGATTATATAGAACTTAAACAAAAAAGCATTTAA
- a CDS encoding TRAP transporter large permease, whose product MAAVVLFGLLVLFIAVGVPIAIALGMSSMAVIFMYGTSTLLFQARSIVTAINSYPLLSVPLFILAGDLMYTGGLSKRIIAFTDSLVGSLKASLAHVTILASTFFAAISGSAPATVAAIGTNMIPEMEKRGYPKKYSTAITAVSGMIGVMIPPSIPFIVYGISAEQSVSVLFIAGIIPGLLFAIGYMITAYILYKKSGFNVRSEQFKLPKLIRTFKDAFWALLAPVIVLGGIYGGIFSPTEAAAIAVFYALVVGLFIYKDMDYKDVFKTFMKSSLTAGTVLVLVAFASTFGRLLTLQQVPVKLANFLINVSDSPIIVLLIINAFLLFVGMFMETIASIIILTPILLPVVSKIGVDPILFGVILTVNLAIGFCTPPLGVNLFVASGISGLSIEEISKSILPYFIVMIILLLLITYVPAISLILPNILVGYY is encoded by the coding sequence GTGGCAGCAGTAGTTTTATTTGGATTATTGGTGCTGTTTATTGCAGTAGGTGTCCCTATAGCAATAGCTTTAGGAATGTCATCCATGGCAGTTATATTTATGTATGGTACTTCAACGCTACTCTTTCAGGCACGTTCGATTGTAACGGCTATAAATTCTTATCCACTGCTGTCGGTCCCTTTATTTATATTAGCAGGTGACCTTATGTATACTGGGGGGTTATCTAAACGTATTATTGCATTTACGGATTCGTTAGTTGGTTCATTAAAAGCAAGTTTAGCTCATGTTACCATATTAGCTTCAACATTCTTTGCAGCTATATCTGGTTCAGCTCCCGCTACAGTAGCTGCAATTGGAACAAATATGATACCAGAAATGGAAAAACGCGGTTATCCTAAGAAATATAGTACTGCAATAACTGCTGTTTCAGGAATGATTGGTGTAATGATCCCTCCCAGTATTCCATTTATTGTCTACGGGATATCAGCAGAACAGTCAGTCAGTGTATTATTTATTGCAGGGATTATTCCCGGTTTATTATTTGCAATAGGTTATATGATTACAGCTTACATTTTATATAAAAAAAGCGGGTTTAATGTTAGATCGGAACAGTTTAAGTTACCAAAATTGATTAGAACTTTTAAAGATGCTTTTTGGGCATTGCTAGCTCCAGTAATAGTTCTTGGAGGCATTTATGGAGGAATTTTCTCTCCAACTGAGGCAGCTGCAATAGCCGTATTTTATGCATTAGTTGTTGGGTTATTCATCTATAAGGATATGGATTATAAAGATGTTTTTAAGACGTTTATGAAATCTTCGTTAACTGCAGGAACGGTTTTAGTATTAGTTGCTTTTGCTTCTACCTTTGGACGATTACTAACTTTACAACAAGTACCCGTTAAATTGGCGAATTTTTTGATAAATGTTTCAGACAGTCCTATAATCGTTTTATTAATCATTAATGCCTTCTTATTGTTTGTCGGTATGTTTATGGAAACAATAGCGTCTATTATCATATTAACACCTATTTTATTACCTGTTGTATCTAAAATAGGTGTTGACCCAATTTTATTTGGTGTTATTTTAACTGTTAATTTAGCTATTGGTTTCTGTACGCCACCTTTAGGAGTAAATTTATTTGTGGCAAGTGGAATAAGCGGACTATCTATTGAAGAAATTTCCAAGTCAATACTACCTTACTTTATTGTAATGATTATTTTATTACTATTAATTACATATGTGCCAGCAATATCACTAATACTGCCTAACATATTGGTGGGGTATTATTAG
- a CDS encoding C-terminal binding protein, giving the protein MPKFKVYISDYDYPDIEIEKNILEPIGAEVIGLQCKTGEGLAEQAYDADAIIQQYAKITRETIEKLKKCKVIARYGIGVDIVDVEAAYENGIVVTNVPDYCLDEVADHAITLSFMLLRNIPFYNAKVHEGSYRWQDWRSPIPRMRDSVYGLIGFGRIAQNLARKIKVFGFDIVAYDPYVSESYMATMGVRKVDLDTLLRTSNVVNVLTPYTSETHHIINEEALKKMRKDAYLVGVSRGKCIDNKALYKALTEGWIVAAALDDPEEEPMKMGNWTPAMNPLFTLDNFFCTPHTAYVSVGSLNECRHVAANNVKAVLLGQTPPNLVKPGK; this is encoded by the coding sequence ATGCCAAAATTCAAAGTATATATAAGTGACTATGATTATCCAGATATTGAAATTGAAAAGAATATTTTAGAACCGATAGGTGCAGAAGTCATCGGCTTGCAGTGTAAAACAGGGGAAGGTCTGGCTGAACAAGCTTATGATGCTGATGCCATTATACAGCAGTATGCTAAGATAACCAGAGAAACGATAGAAAAACTAAAGAAATGCAAAGTTATTGCTAGATATGGAATAGGGGTTGATATAGTTGATGTTGAAGCTGCATATGAAAATGGTATAGTTGTTACAAATGTTCCAGATTACTGTTTAGATGAAGTAGCCGATCATGCGATTACTCTGTCATTTATGTTATTACGTAATATCCCATTTTATAATGCAAAAGTACATGAAGGAAGCTATCGCTGGCAGGATTGGAGAAGCCCAATTCCTCGTATGAGAGATTCTGTTTATGGATTAATTGGATTTGGAAGGATTGCTCAAAATTTAGCAAGGAAAATAAAGGTTTTTGGTTTTGACATAGTTGCATATGACCCTTATGTTTCGGAGAGTTATATGGCCACTATGGGGGTTCGAAAAGTTGATTTAGATACATTACTCAGGACATCGAATGTTGTCAATGTATTAACTCCATACACATCAGAAACTCATCACATCATAAATGAAGAAGCACTAAAGAAAATGCGGAAGGATGCCTACTTAGTAGGAGTATCCAGGGGAAAATGTATTGATAATAAAGCATTGTATAAAGCTTTAACTGAAGGATGGATAGTAGCGGCAGCCCTTGATGATCCGGAAGAAGAGCCCATGAAAATGGGAAATTGGACTCCGGCTATGAATCCGTTATTTACTTTGGATAACTTCTTCTGCACGCCTCATACGGCATATGTATCTGTAGGTTCTCTAAATGAGTGCAGACATGTTGCTGCTAACAACGTTAAAGCAGTGTTGTTGGGCCAAACTCCACCTAATTTAGTGAAGCCAGGGAAGTAA
- a CDS encoding bifunctional 4-hydroxy-2-oxoglutarate aldolase/2-dehydro-3-deoxy-phosphogluconate aldolase: protein MNKQAVIKKIFDNKIIAIIRGVDRSLIIDVVNALVNGGITLLEFTFDHVNENYVEDTISKIKLCKKYFGDKVYVGAGTVLSVEEVEKAIDSGAEFIISPNVNVEVIKTTNQLNKVSIPGALTPTEVVTAYEAGADFIKLFPAGELGKNYIKALMSPLKHIPFLAVGGIAPYNFKNFLEIGVAGVGVGGELVLKSAIKEKKYDEITRTAYKFTKNIT, encoded by the coding sequence ATGAATAAACAAGCAGTAATAAAAAAGATTTTTGATAACAAAATAATTGCGATCATTCGCGGAGTTGATCGAAGTCTAATTATTGATGTTGTAAATGCCTTAGTAAATGGTGGGATAACATTATTAGAATTTACTTTTGATCATGTGAATGAAAACTACGTTGAAGATACAATCAGCAAGATAAAACTGTGTAAAAAATACTTTGGAGATAAAGTTTATGTAGGGGCCGGGACGGTTCTTAGTGTAGAAGAAGTTGAAAAAGCAATAGATTCAGGTGCAGAATTTATTATTTCACCTAATGTAAATGTTGAAGTAATTAAAACAACTAATCAGCTTAACAAAGTTTCAATTCCAGGAGCATTAACCCCTACAGAAGTTGTTACAGCATATGAGGCTGGGGCAGATTTCATAAAGCTTTTTCCTGCTGGTGAATTAGGTAAAAACTATATTAAAGCTTTAATGTCCCCATTAAAACATATACCATTTCTTGCTGTGGGCGGTATAGCCCCATATAATTTCAAAAATTTCCTGGAAATAGGGGTTGCGGGGGTTGGTGTTGGGGGAGAACTAGTTCTTAAAAGTGCGATTAAAGAAAAAAAATATGACGAAATAACAAGAACTGCTTACAAGTTTACAAAAAATATAACATAA
- a CDS encoding RraA family protein, with the protein MKKIINPRPNIDENLIKPFREMEDVLSLSCVVGDAMERNNVMHHDMKPKAADKKIIGPAITVKLTPGDIVDCLEVFEIVKPGDVIVIDAFGETETSIWGGLMSGLARNAGVVGAVIDGSCRDTDEAKMLGFPITAKASGPRAAHTAYSGRKEPIEINVPIVCGGVLVKPGDLIIADEIGVAVVPYEDLEKVYKIAREQADKEIAAREEILKGATVDELLAKFGRI; encoded by the coding sequence GTGAAAAAAATTATTAATCCTAGACCGAATATTGATGAAAACTTAATTAAACCTTTCAGAGAAATGGAAGATGTATTATCTTTATCATGTGTTGTTGGCGATGCAATGGAGAGAAATAATGTTATGCATCATGATATGAAGCCTAAAGCTGCTGACAAGAAGATTATTGGCCCTGCAATAACTGTTAAACTAACACCGGGAGATATTGTTGATTGTTTAGAAGTATTTGAAATAGTAAAACCTGGTGATGTAATCGTTATAGATGCCTTTGGTGAAACTGAAACTTCTATATGGGGTGGATTAATGTCAGGGTTAGCTAGAAATGCAGGGGTAGTAGGTGCTGTTATAGATGGGAGCTGTAGAGATACCGATGAAGCAAAGATGCTTGGTTTTCCAATCACTGCAAAGGCTTCAGGACCGAGAGCTGCTCATACTGCATATTCAGGTAGAAAAGAACCAATTGAAATAAATGTACCTATAGTTTGTGGAGGAGTACTGGTGAAGCCGGGGGACTTAATAATTGCAGATGAAATTGGAGTAGCAGTTGTTCCATATGAAGATTTAGAAAAAGTATACAAAATAGCTAGAGAACAAGCTGATAAAGAAATTGCTGCGCGTGAAGAAATTCTCAAAGGAGCTACTGTAGATGAATTACTAGCTAAGTTTGGACGTATCTAA
- a CDS encoding 2-dehydro-3-deoxygalactonokinase codes for MIILYNITLDTGTTNTRVTLWKNQEVIDKVSREIGVRNTAIDGNNFKLKNAVKEAISEILDNNNLKLDEVNKIIASGMITSNVGLIEVPHLRAPAGIEDLAEGMVEHCIPDVVNKEIWFVPGVKNSVNEVTLENCEAMDIMRGEEVETIGLLERLNAKGPVLVILPGSHSKFVSVDREGKITGCLTSLSGELISVITNNTIIASSLKHSLTSEFNRKMVLEGYKNGEKTGLNRTIFLVRILDQFTNLSINDKANFLLGAVLSADLKAIKNSHALEVSSESNVIVAGKDILKQSFKAIIEEDGYFKNIEVVNSKQLDSLAGFGALCIAKKRGLI; via the coding sequence GTGATAATATTGTATAACATTACTTTAGATACAGGTACTACCAATACCAGAGTAACTTTATGGAAAAATCAAGAAGTAATTGATAAAGTTTCACGAGAAATTGGTGTTAGAAATACAGCTATAGATGGTAACAATTTCAAATTAAAAAATGCTGTTAAAGAAGCCATATCTGAGATACTTGACAACAATAATCTTAAGCTTGATGAAGTCAATAAAATTATAGCTTCAGGTATGATTACATCGAATGTAGGCCTGATTGAAGTTCCGCACTTACGGGCGCCTGCCGGAATTGAAGATCTGGCTGAGGGAATGGTTGAACACTGCATACCCGATGTGGTGAATAAGGAAATATGGTTTGTACCGGGAGTAAAAAATAGTGTTAATGAAGTAACATTAGAAAATTGCGAAGCGATGGATATAATGCGTGGTGAAGAAGTTGAAACAATAGGGCTACTTGAACGCTTAAATGCAAAAGGGCCAGTTTTAGTAATCCTGCCAGGGTCCCATTCTAAGTTTGTTTCTGTTGACAGGGAAGGGAAAATAACTGGATGTCTGACTTCCCTATCAGGGGAATTAATTTCAGTTATAACCAATAATACTATTATTGCAAGTTCCTTAAAACATTCCTTGACTAGTGAATTTAACCGTAAAATGGTGCTTGAAGGTTATAAAAATGGAGAGAAAACCGGTCTTAATAGAACAATTTTTTTAGTACGAATTCTTGATCAATTTACTAACCTGAGTATCAATGATAAAGCAAATTTCTTATTAGGTGCCGTATTGTCTGCCGATCTCAAAGCTATAAAGAACAGTCATGCCTTAGAAGTAAGTTCAGAATCAAATGTTATTGTTGCAGGAAAGGATATATTAAAGCAGTCTTTTAAGGCGATTATTGAAGAAGATGGGTATTTTAAAAACATAGAGGTTGTGAATAGTAAACAGCTGGATAGTTTAGCTGGTTTTGGTGCACTTTGCATCGCCAAAAAGCGTGGGCTTATATAA
- a CDS encoding lactate racemase domain-containing protein produces MDFGQINIKVEGGFDDIKIPEMIKIRQKFNNDMIQDIESKIKEEIRNKIDLSNLKGKRIAITAGSRGIKEIDKITLYVIKELIAAGAEPFIVPSMGSHAGATAEGQKEFLANYNITEETMGVRIISSMETVLIDTLEDGIPVYCDKNAYESDGIVVINKLKPHADFKGDYESGLVKMMAIGLGKHKGATCLHKQGFDTFHELLPRIAKSFINNAPILFGLAIVENAYDNPLIIEVIKPEDILDREKELLKIAKDNIARIKLDEIDVLIIDEIGKNISGEGMDPNVTGRPGSYLNAGFEAPSIQKIVVLDITEESHGNGVGIGMSDITTVNCISKIDLGAMYTNAITATILGPAKLPVIMNNDKEAIIIAIKTCNKIEPENAKIVRIKNTLELDEIEVSVAYYDNIKERKDLEIISKPYEMKFDDRLKLLRENRHSCHP; encoded by the coding sequence ATGGATTTTGGTCAAATTAATATAAAGGTTGAAGGTGGATTTGATGATATAAAAATTCCTGAAATGATAAAAATTAGACAAAAATTTAATAATGATATGATCCAAGATATCGAATCCAAAATTAAAGAAGAAATAAGAAATAAAATAGATTTATCGAATTTAAAGGGGAAAAGGATTGCAATAACTGCTGGTAGTAGGGGTATAAAGGAAATTGATAAAATTACGCTATATGTGATTAAAGAATTAATAGCAGCAGGTGCGGAACCTTTTATTGTGCCTTCGATGGGTAGTCATGCTGGAGCTACTGCAGAGGGGCAAAAGGAATTTTTAGCTAATTACAATATTACCGAGGAAACAATGGGCGTTAGGATTATTTCTTCCATGGAGACTGTTCTAATAGATACCTTGGAAGATGGTATACCGGTTTATTGTGATAAAAATGCATATGAATCAGATGGAATTGTGGTAATAAACAAACTAAAACCCCACGCAGATTTTAAGGGTGATTATGAGAGCGGACTTGTCAAGATGATGGCTATAGGATTGGGTAAGCACAAAGGAGCAACCTGTTTGCATAAACAAGGATTCGATACTTTTCATGAGCTACTGCCCCGTATTGCAAAATCTTTTATAAATAATGCACCCATACTTTTCGGTTTGGCAATTGTTGAAAATGCATACGATAATCCATTAATAATAGAGGTTATCAAGCCCGAAGATATATTAGACAGAGAAAAAGAATTGCTAAAAATAGCAAAGGATAACATTGCACGGATTAAGCTTGATGAAATAGATGTTTTGATTATAGATGAGATTGGAAAAAATATTAGCGGAGAAGGGATGGACCCTAATGTAACCGGAAGACCCGGTTCCTATTTAAATGCAGGATTTGAAGCCCCGTCAATTCAAAAAATCGTTGTTTTAGATATTACTGAAGAATCTCATGGAAATGGTGTAGGAATAGGTATGAGTGATATTACTACCGTTAACTGTATTAGCAAAATTGATTTGGGTGCTATGTATACTAATGCTATTACTGCTACCATATTAGGACCGGCTAAATTACCTGTAATAATGAACAATGATAAAGAAGCAATTATTATTGCGATAAAAACTTGTAATAAAATAGAACCTGAGAATGCGAAAATTGTACGTATTAAAAATACGCTCGAACTAGATGAGATTGAAGTATCAGTGGCATATTATGATAATATAAAAGAACGAAAAGATCTGGAAATTATTTCAAAACCGTATGAAATGAAATTTGATGACAGGTTAAAATTACTCAGAGAAAATAGGCACTCCTGCCATCCCTAA